Within the Eucalyptus grandis isolate ANBG69807.140 chromosome 1, ASM1654582v1, whole genome shotgun sequence genome, the region GAGCTCCTCCGCTGAGAGGGCTGGCGCGTGGGATTGTCACGGTCGGGACCTGTTCTCGCTAGACTAACCGCATCTCGACACGTAACGAGACATCCTTATTCTCATCAGAAGACCCCTAGATCTACTCCGTGCGTTCGGTACCTGCTGTCCCACATTGAGGGCTCCGAttggatggagaaaaagagcaTAATCCCATTCGACAACCATACTTAGTAAAATTACGGTACCAACAAAATAAGACAGACgcccaatcaaatttttttaaagtttataaGTAGAGTGAGGTCCTAACTTAACATCACCTTCTCACGCTCAAAGAATTCGACAAACACGCGAAATGAGCCGAGTCAAAACCCTAACTCCGGtatcatatatacatatatatatatatgaaaagaaaaagaaaaagaaagtctagggttattaaaaaaggaaatcacATATATATGAAAAGAATATAAGCTCAATTCGACACCCCATTCTCATGAGCAGGGTCCATTGCCACACTCGTGAAATAACCCAACTTTGAATAGGATTCTAATACCATATTCAAAAGTTTATCCTAGAAAAACCTAAAGCTCATAAAAGGAGGGAGATCGCATATAGTCAAGCTAGCAATGTAGATACTAGgcatctaaaagtttaagttgttaCGTGAAgttgtaatttaatatttaattattctaacattCCCTCTCACATTTAGTCTAATCTTTATTGCATGGTACTAAGTGTTGTTCATATTTAACTGAAGAGACAAATAagatttataaatatttaaatttaggaTCTTCAATTATGACATTACGTGAAATTCTTATGAGACTACTATCAATCCGTTGCAAAAATTTAAGTCGTTGGATGAAGACACTGttcaatattaaattattgTAACGATCTCAATTAGAAGTCGTATCGGACACACACGTGGCAttatcaaaatgattttttttttttttggtttgtgcagtgaggaagaagatgggtggTCCCCACAGCAACATCAACAACAACCTCCTACAAAATTATTCCTTCGGAACATCGATtttttcgaaatagaaaaatcttaaAGAGAGTgcgagaaagaaaatatttataaggAGTACATATTTTAAGAGGGAAGtgagggagggaaaaaaaaaagaaaaaaaaggaaggaaaaggagtGGGGAATGGGaggaaaatattctttttttatcacttaCTTTAGAGCGTTCGCTTGGGGTCTCATAGGTCGCTGTCAGTCATAAATTAGGGAAAGGTAAAGCTATCATCACCATCTCCcatctccctctttctctctccaaccAGAGCGGGAAAACAACACCTCCAACcccccccatctctctctctctactttctctctctaacccTCTCTCATCTGCGCATCAAGCCACCCAAATGTTTCCTCCATTGACGAACCTCTCTCGTCATGTCTcctcttctccctccctctctctttcgctTTCAGTTTCCACGTGACGCGCTCTACTTTCGTCTTCCTTCCTTGTCCATCTTTGCCTAGCagctagctctctctctctctctctctctcttgttctcCTTTGCGGGCGCATTCGCTTCTCTTTCGGCGGGCGATTCTACTTGCGTCTTAGCTGAGCAATCATGGCGGGTTCGTTCGGAGGATTCTCCATCCGGTAagttcatctctctctctcccctcttcccCATGCATGATTCCcctcctttcctctctctctctctctctctctctctctctctcttccttaaTCTTGGGGGGGTTGGTTTGCTTTGTTCTCTAGAGAGTACGCCCTGAAGACGAGGAGCGAGGACATCGCGAAATGCTGGCCcttcggcggcggcgacggcgcgATCGCTCGGGAACTCGCGGAGTCTCTCCTGCCTCCCATGCCCGTCCCCAAGTTCCGCTGGTGGTCGCGCGAGCTCGAGATCGCCAGATCAACCGCCCGCGACGACCTCGGCGCGCCCCCCCGAGGCGCGGGCGACGCGCGGGGTCTCGTCTCCCGAGGGTCGTCCGGCCTCGGGGAGCTGCGGGGGAGCTCGGGGGAGGCGCCGAGATCGGAGATCATCACCTTCGATTGCCCGGTCTGTGGCGTCCTGACGGCGGATACGGTGAATGCTGTGAACGCGCACGTCGACGGTTGTCTCGCCAGGCAGGAGGAGAAGCGGCAGATGAAGGCGAAGGCCAAGCCGAGAGCCCCGAAGAAGCGCTCTATCGTCGAGATCTTCGCCATGTCGCCCCAGGTCCAGAGGGCTAGCGGTGGCGAGGACTCTACGGGAGTcgaagacgaggaggaggaggacgaggaggagcaggaagaggaagaagaacgaCAAGAAGACAAGTCTCGTCGTAGAGCCACAGATGCTGCGAATTCGAGGAAGAataaggtgaagaagaagaagaagaagaagaagaacactgTGTGGGCACGCGTGTCGGCCGTGGGGAAAattcataagaagaagaagaagaagaacaagaataagaagaagaagctcaagAAGATCAGCGGAAATGGGTCAATTAAGAAGGTACGCATGTTACGCCATGAAATAATGTCCATTTCGCTTGATTTCGCGGTTCTGAAGGGCCTTGGACTGCTCGGCACTTGATCGGTCGTGTCGACATCAGGGAAATGATTATGTTAAAAGTGAGCTGATTAGCGAGTCGTAGTCTTAATTTGCCACGCTCCTTCGGTTGCGTTTCGATCTTTTTACAACTCAGCCTTGCCCATAAAATCACTGGTGGAAAAGCTGAGTAAGGACGTGCACGTCTCGAAACGCGACCGATGGCCCTTGTAGTTGTACTTGGTCGTGCGAGCTGAGAAGCAAATGAGATTTGAGACAAAGAGAAAAGTTAAAAGCGACGCGAGAGATGGGGTTTCTCATGGTTTAACGGGGTGATTTCAGCTGTGGTTTCGGTAGCTAGGAGAGAGCAATGactgtgcgtgtgtgtgtgtgtgtggtgtGTGGGGGTGTTCCAGCTGCATAGTACGGTTTGATAATTGAGGAGGGTGTTTTTTAGATAAGTTTAAGAAAGTGTTCTCGTCCTCCTTGGTTTTTGCAAACGTATCCTAGATTGATGATGCTGTTTTCTCTCACTTTTACTGTTGGGGTATTTTGTAGGATATGTAATCATGGGTTCACATTTCTCTACCCATTAAATTCTCACGAATTCGTATCTTCCTTTCATTATCTTTCATTCTTGGGTTGGggatcatattcatcattggtGGAAATGCGTCTGTAGGGTGCCTTCAGGAAGGGAAGATCGTATGTCTTTTTTCTCAAATCAGCACCTTGGGCAAAGATTTAATCGCTCAATTGAGAATGTGTTAAGCATGATCCAACATATTGTAGATGGTCTTTGCATGCGATATAATCTTTATTAACTAGTCAGTGAAATTGCAATGATGGGGACACTCTGATACTGATCCGGGGTTGTTCTGGTGCCGATGCCAGATAAGCTGTAGATTTTCTATGATTTCTTCTCTAAGTCATGCACGTGCATGCAAGATAGAGAGAGATTCTCCTTTGTACTAGGTTATTGATGGGGATCTCATCTGTATTTGATCGCTGAGTATTTTAGGATGTAATATTTTGTAGTTGTCATCATATGAATGATGATGAGGTAAAATATTCGATTTGATTACTATCATCTATATGCTTTTAAAAGTGGGATGTTAGTTATAGCCACTACTCCAGAACACTAGGGTTCTTGTGAACTTTGGTGCTGCCCATTCATAACTGGTTAGACGATACATTCACTGAATTACATATGATGTCAATGTGTCAAAATATGCAATGTATGTTTAGGTGTAGTTGGCAAGATATACCGATGTCTATGGCGCTTTGTCTAAGTAGATATCTTGCAGTAGAAGATTTTCTATGATTATATATGAAGGATGATAATCGTGCTTTTGCATGTTCATGTCAATATAGAGCGCACGAGTTCATTCTTCCTGCTAATTTTATGTGTACTTCTCTACTAGGGATGACTTGTCTGACTTTTTAGTATATAGTCAGGTCTTATATGCATTCAATGTGCTTGGAATCTTTGTTATGTTGACAACCACTTTCAATCTTGACTTTGCTCTTGCTGATTGCTGATTCATACTGGAGCATCTGCATCTATTTTGGAGCTTGTGTTGGCTTCAATAGGATCTTTAGCTTTTCTGACTTGtgttggtttctttttttattttcttattaaaattttcagtcACTAAGTGTTATTGATATTGTATCCAATTTGAGCTTCCATGATGGAATATCATCTTTATTAACTGTTATATTATAATAGCAttttcaaagggaaaaaaagtttttctttttggaaatatATATACTGGAAAACAATGCACTGATCAAATAAACAACTTATAAATCACCATCTACTCTATCCTAAACTTTTGGTTCTGACAGAAGGCCAGTATTGATTGGAGGGTGCTGATAAAATCACCTGCAAGATACAAGTAGTTAATTTGGCCAAGAGTACCTTATTTAACTCTctattatcaaaatttaaatcaaCATGAAATGAAACTCAGGGAAATCTTAATATGTGGTTAAATCACTCTTATGGTTTAGAACATATGGTCTAGCATCAGCCTAGAAGTCAAGTCTGTGTCTGGGCTCAACTATAAGAATGGACAAGTTGAATGTCAAATTCTTCTATTTGGGCTCACCTATAAGAACTTTAGATGGTAATTCTGGTCAATTGAGCCATAACTTAAACCTCGCCATCAACTTGCTCCCAATTGCCTCTCGCGAATGTCATCTATTGATAAGTCTACATACATGGAGATTACTGCTGAAAGGTGAAATTGCATTTTACTGTGTCCTCTAAGTTTTATTATTGGCAGTGAGATCTGAGTCACttggaaatgaagaaaagacaCAAAGGTAGGAGACGAAAGTTGGAGCGGATGATAGCTTGGGGAGTCGTATGGCTATAATTTCTTGACTTCTTAAATGGACGACAGTAGTGCAGCATCCATTGCAGCTTTCATACTTCATGATGTTCATAGTTAAGACTCTTTTCAAAGTGGATGTAGAGAGCCATGTCTTCAGAACTGTAAAAATTAAGTCTTATAGGTCATTGAACCGTTATATCTTTTTCATTCTAGGTTTATCAAAGCCATGAAAAGAGAGTGCTTTCCTTTTGCTGGCATCCATTTGTCCTTTAATAATTAGACTTCACGAGAtgagcattttttatttggttataGTTTAGAGGAACATGAGTTAGGCTTCGAATAAGGTGTATGGCTTATGCTGTGAATTGGACAAGTACTTGAGCAACTGATCCCACTCAAAGGGCCTTTGAGTGATCATTTCtttctggtattgctttgctgTTGAAAAATTGACAGATGTTGGCCTAAaaattaagtttgagattttgtcCAACAGCCTCGTAGAAGTGGCATCTTCTATGTTTCTTAAACCTGGAAACTGTCCTCATCTTTAACAGCCAATATTCCAAGAAACTAGAAAATTGCACATGGAAGGAGGGGAAGGAATGTGTGGTTTCTTCTGGTCAAAATAGGAGTGATGGGTGGATATTAACGCATCAGGTTTATCTCTAGCAATTGATGAAGATTTGTTTATAGTGCTGGGCTTTGTCACATACCACATGCTTAAATCTGGAAATCGACAATGCTTCCTTAGATCTTTTTCTAGGCAAGATTCTATCCCGCGTGCATATGGGCGCATGCTTATTATCAGTTGAAGCTAAAGTACTCCTATGCAGTATCAGTACTTAATGCCAAAAACTGAATACCTTTTGTAGCCAAGCTCTTCTACTAAATGATGCCAGAGTTGAACTTCTTGCAGATGGAAAGtctttcttttatcatttaACTGAGTTCTTCAAAATTTGTTTCAGGAGAGTAGTCCAAAGATTAGGCGGAAAATTGCATCCCATTTGAGCAGAAATGTAAATTGTTTATGCAAcaagaagaataaaaatgacATACTCGATGCTGCAAGCGTAAACAAGGAAAAGCCCAGTGTCAAGTCGTTATCTTCACCAAAGAAGCATAAAACTATGGAACCATGTAAGTCTGTTGCCAAGCGCCTGAAACCAGAATATCCTGTTCGTGGCATTCTCAAAAAACGTGCAAGATCTTCTTCTGGGCAAGATTCTACAGTCTGTAACAGACAGAGCAGTGCCCATGTAAATTCTCAGGCTGCACTAGTTGAAAAGCATGTGAGGTTCTTGATTAAGGATGATAAGTCAGGGACCCAAGCAAAATCAAATTCTCAGGCCATTCTTCAACAGCCTGGCAGGCGTACAAGTTACACAGGCAAGAGTCCCTTTCATAGTTTACCATTAAATTTTTACTCGAGCCaaactttgaaaatttgttttatGTACGTGCTTGATGCTCCTGCAGATGAGGACCATGGTCAGTTGATTGGAAGAAGAGATCTGGTCCAAGTAATGGGAGCTGGTGACAACCTCCCTGATAGTGGGAAAGACGGAACTGAGGATCAAGCCATTACTGGAAAAGGACAATTGCCAGATACCTGTCATCATGCTGATGTAAGAAATCATGTGAGGCCTCAAGCTAGTTGTCAGGATATTGTGGATCTTTCAGAAGAATCTAATTCACCAAGGCAAATTGCGAGGGTTTCCCATGAGCGTCTCAAAATGTATGATCAGATGAAGTTGGCTGTGGATGATACCTGCCAAAATGTGGACTACTCTACATTCCGAGAGGCAGTGAATGGAAGGGCTGCGTCATGCTCAAATGTTAGTGCAGGCAGTGGTGCTTTTAGGCCTGAAAATTCTGGTACAGAGTTGATGAAATACTTTGATGGTCCCGGCCATGATTTTGTTGGAAAGAAACCAATGGCAATGGCAGTTACaagatcatcttcatcttgttttgCGATCAATGAAAGTTTGAGTGGGAGGCTTTCCATGTCTTCACTGTCTACAGTGGAAGATGCAGCTGACTATGCTGTACTTGAACAACCATTATGCTTTCTTCCTCCAAGGAATTTGAGCGGCAACTTGTTTCATTTGCCTGAGTGGAGCGAAAGAATTATTTCCTTAACAGGAAAATCTACGGATGACGATTTTCTGGGCTTACCTCTCAATTCACATGGTGAGTTGATTCAGCTGAACCCAAGTGGTCCTATGCCTACCCAGGTAAAGAAGTGGGAAATGATACCAGGTTCCTCAAATTTCTTGCCTAATGAGAGTCTCCTTCATTCTAGAAATACGGGAGACTATTCAAGATTGAAAGAGAATCGTATTGTAGAAAGAGTGAGTGAAAAAGATCAGTTGGACCTGTTTCCCATGAAGAATTTTTCTGTAG harbors:
- the LOC104441674 gene encoding uncharacterized protein LOC104441674 gives rise to the protein MAGSFGGFSIREYALKTRSEDIAKCWPFGGGDGAIARELAESLLPPMPVPKFRWWSRELEIARSTARDDLGAPPRGAGDARGLVSRGSSGLGELRGSSGEAPRSEIITFDCPVCGVLTADTVNAVNAHVDGCLARQEEKRQMKAKAKPRAPKKRSIVEIFAMSPQVQRASGGEDSTGVEDEEEEDEEEQEEEEERQEDKSRRRATDAANSRKNKVKKKKKKKKNTVWARVSAVGKIHKKKKKKNKNKKKKLKKISGNGSIKKESSPKIRRKIASHLSRNVNCLCNKKNKNDILDAASVNKEKPSVKSLSSPKKHKTMEPCKSVAKRLKPEYPVRGILKKRARSSSGQDSTVCNRQSSAHVNSQAALVEKHVRFLIKDDKSGTQAKSNSQAILQQPGRRTSYTDEDHGQLIGRRDLVQVMGAGDNLPDSGKDGTEDQAITGKGQLPDTCHHADVRNHVRPQASCQDIVDLSEESNSPRQIARVSHERLKMYDQMKLAVDDTCQNVDYSTFREAVNGRAASCSNVSAGSGAFRPENSGTELMKYFDGPGHDFVGKKPMAMAVTRSSSSCFAINESLSGRLSMSSLSTVEDAADYAVLEQPLCFLPPRNLSGNLFHLPEWSERIISLTGKSTDDDFLGLPLNSHGELIQLNPSGPMPTQVKKWEMIPGSSNFLPNESLLHSRNTGDYSRLKENRIVERVSEKDQLDLFPMKNFSVENSRLLLLSNQGGMESQDTTRADVFWQNSERHSSSAYLLDADLNQTTIPVNACRQFDLFENQKGKGMIFFKENADYMSPTTTPVTMRLMGKDVAVGRSSRETHGSEDGKIWTDKQIIIEHHPSSSMKNSLSENNPFSHDWSAYSALRTPKGTLHPSFDSQNAFNLRLPQKAPESLVSNPCVGWQSDVLLPDGKVSAQRNPKFEHRPFSHHPFSPSVFQLTNLPEPFMVGAETLRADSQVVSRSVSHQSCEQTNRGPELKNQQVLPHPKISAPTVPFVSPDFRERKQIAQQWQLPSSHKELPPWFTFSRPAPDSREHTPSQLKSFSKDLSLWRPIPNASERESVPRPQCQPFCDKGGIPHSYGTPGNNFFSTPHMHFPPVTSFPYNTMASQVDNPLVVSSIACPRPPYVPVLPRSKPTSAVSMSYRNRTDLGDGTRSKSFGVKIPSFCKKTKKRPAVRVDDLQKHDKPNLKLQRHGVELPILRENPSLELDSNGERACSTVCLQDGFQQNGLVSLPGGLSFKPTEAAKPGPTKLSAGAKHILKPSKNMDRDNSIPIHSTIPFAGVTMVPESQVKSAKIYEF